A DNA window from Drosophila pseudoobscura strain MV-25-SWS-2005 chromosome 2, UCI_Dpse_MV25, whole genome shotgun sequence contains the following coding sequences:
- the PGS1 gene encoding CDP-diacylglycerol--glycerol-3-phosphate 3-phosphatidyltransferase, mitochondrial: MEVGPKVESKNSEQCLRGIYSYCTPNINRQSAKTLREKPRAGIMLYLRRLFSQELSPAAQTDFLGCLQQAPHLLTNGFAGSQALESLSWLHNLAPCFPLRGDQIHVIHEPQHFYDTLVQRIAKAKKRIVLASLYLGTGQLESAFVQTLRHSLQSESSLRLNVLLDFTRGTRGDLNSKSMLMPLVREFKEQVQLSLYHTPDLRGMTKRLAPPRWNELLGLQHMKVYLFDDAVIISGANLSNDYFTNRQDRYILIEDKPLADFYAQLIGRVQEFSLAVSPDATEGLHPNWRILPYEGTKQEFIQLARKRISDFVQETYKRQSQVRDLQTRADTWVFPLLEMGQIGIHHDSVVTKRLLSSCIAGSRLKLATGYFNLTQEYMDTITHECLAQCSILMAHPNANGFQGAKGPAGGIPAAYTLIAKSFYESLVRRKQNHRVNFFEYEKPGWTYHAKGLWYYLPESRLPNLTLIGSSNFGERSVNRDLETQVCLVTTNTDLSQRLQAEADRLYDLSQTAEREIVRRAVPRWVQAVVRIFRNFF; encoded by the exons ATGGAAGTGGGGCCAAAAGTGGAGTCAAAGAACAGTGAACAATGTCTGAGGGGCATATACAGCTACTGCACACCAAATATCAATAGGCAGTCCGCGAAGACGTTACGAGAGAAACCCCGCGCTGGAATAATGTTATATCTCCGCCGCTTGTTCAGCCAGGAGCTGAGTCCTGCCGCACAAACGGATTTTCTGGGCTGCCTGCAACAGGCACCGCACCTGCTAACCAATGGCTTTGCGGGATCCCAGGCCCTGGAGAGTCTTTCCTGGTTACACAATCTGGCGCCCTGCTTCCCGCTGCGCGGCGACCAGATCCATGTGATACACGAGCCCCAGCACTTCTACGATACGCTGGTCCAGCGAATTGCCAAGGCAAAGAAGCGCATCGTGCTGGCCAGCCTCTACCTGGGCACGGGCCAGCTGGAGAGTGCCTTTGTCCAGACGTTGCGTCACAGCCTGCAGTCGGAGTCGTCGCTGCGCCTAAACGTGCTATTGGATTTCACACGCGGTACACGTGGCGATCTCAATTCCAAGTCCATGCTAATGCCGCTGGTCCGCGAATTCAAAGAGCAGGTCCAACTGTCCCTTTACCACACGCCAGATCTTCGGGGGATGACTAAGCGACTGGCGCCACCGCGCTGGAACGAGCTCCTGGGCCTGCAGCACATGAAGGTCTACCTGTTCGACGATGCGGTCATTATATCCGGGGCCAATCTTTCGAATGACTATTTCACCAACCGACAAGACCGCTACATCCTAATCGAAGATAAGCCCCTGGCGGACTTTTATGCGCAGCTAATTGGGCGGGTGCAGGAGTTCAGCCTGGCCGTGAGCCCAGACGCCACAGAGGGGCTGCATCCCAACTGGCGCATCCTTCCCTACGAGGGCACCAAGCAGGAGTTCATTCAGCTGGCCAGGAAGCGGATATCGGACTTTGTCCAGGAGACATATAAGCGACAGAGTCAGGTCAGGGACCTGCAGACGCGGGCGGACACCTGGGTGTTCCCGCTGCTCGAGATGGGTCAGATTGGCATCCATCACGACAGTGTGGTGACCAAGCGTCTGCTCTCCAGCTGCATTGCCGGCTCCCGCCTCAAACTGGCCACCGGCTACTTCAACCTGACGCAGGAATACATGGACACCATCACGCACGAGTGCCTCGCGCAGTGCAGCATTCTCATGGCCCATCCAAAC GCGAATGGCTTCCAGGGCGCTAAGGGGCCTGCCGGCGGAATTCCGGCTGCATACACCCTGATAGCAAAGAGCTTCTACGAGAGCTTGGTGCGTCGGAAGCAGAATCATCGCGTCAACTTCTTCGAGTACGAGAAGCCCGGCTGGACGTACCACGCCAAGGGCCTGTGGTACTACCTGCCCGAGTCTCGTCTACCAAATCTAACGCTCATCGGCTCCTCAAACTTCGGTGAGCGTTCGGTCAATCGCGATCTGGAGACCCAGGTGTGCCTGGTGACGACCAACACGGATCTGAGCCAGCGCCTGCAGGCCGAGGCGGATCGCCTCTATGATCTGTCTCAGACGGCGGAGAGGGAGATTGTTAGGCGGGCAGTGCCCCGCTGGGTGCAGGCCGTCGTTCGCATATTCAGGAACTTTTTCTAG